In the genome of Xiphias gladius isolate SHS-SW01 ecotype Sanya breed wild chromosome 1, ASM1685928v1, whole genome shotgun sequence, the window TCGTCGCCGTCACGCACCTCGACGTAGTCATAACGACAGTTGTGGTCAGGCTCCAAGCTGAGCAGTGAAAACCTGCAGCATAACCATAGAGAAGATACgtttaattgatttttcaatCCAATTTAAAAGACTGAACAGCAGTCTTCTTGGTGCTGAACTGTATAAACAATAAGTCCAATTATGTGGGATCATGCAGGTGGTATTTTCACTCTGCTCTGACCTCGACATCATTTGACAGACTAATAGTGAGTTGATCCCCCGTAGAGCCGGTTACTCATTGAGGAAGAGTGGTTCCCTATGGAGCGGATTCCCACAATTTACTCATGACACTAATTCTGTTTACATGGTTTGGTGATACCATGTCACAGAGAGTTTTTGTTTGCACTCAAACATAAAAACCGGGTGATTTCACTACCGAGTATATCTTCAAACAGAAAAGAGATTCTGATCAGTGAAACAATTCTATGTACAACTTGCGTATTTGCTGCGTCTGTCAAAAAATGCTGGTAATATTTGCCCCGACTTGAGCCTATGTCAGTCCCAGCCCTAAAGTATTCTCAGCTCCAGCCCTCTCATTAATCCAAACACAGGCACTAAAATCTCTAGACTGCTTGTCTCCCTATTGCATCACCTGAGGCTCAGCAGTGCTTTCAGTAACATTTTGGACTTGTCGGATAAACATTGACCAGATCTTTGTTGTTTGGGAAACTGATGTCTCCTCAGTGCTAAAAAGACCTGGAAAGGTGACCTACCTGAGCTCGATGCTACTGTCCCTCTGCACCTGCACTGTCCATTCACATTTGGCGTTTGTTGGGTAACTCTCCAGGGCTATGTGACCCTGAGCCCGCTGGATGATGCCTCCACATGCTACTCCCCACAAGAGAACTGTAATTACTTTCACTTAATGAACATTCCTATCAAATATGTGTTTATCACAGTGGAACCGAATATTTTTATTGTGGGCCGCAGCATGGGTACTGTGACACGCTGTGTAAGAGGGCAGAtaatatccaaaaaaaaaatgaggagacGATGGCATCCAACCAGCCACTTCAAAAACCATGATTATTAACACCATGCTGGCATTCATGCTGGTATGTGTGTTCTTCAGAGGAACAGACAAGCAAAACAAGATACTGAAAATTCTCCAAATTGATTTCTTTCAGTCCTCACTACTAAAAGGGACCAGGGTGAGAGTTGAAATGAGGGTTTGGTTTGGTATTTATTGGTGGAAGGTTTAGGCTTCTGGAATATTTCAGAATTGATAAAAGTTATTTCTTTAGCAAAGCATTAGTGAAACCATACAGCgcatttgatttaaattatttgggagctgctgcagcactaTACtgacaattacattttcaaaagaaaaaacaggaatccttttcagaattttaatatttttagacaAGATACTAGATTCTACAACTAGATACTAACAGTTGACTGTAGCTGTAGCTCAGCtgaaaccaagaaaaaaagCGTTGTCGCCACCAAGTGACCTTACAGTGTATTACAAATGCAGATGTGGCAGTCTGAATTCGTGGACCACAGAATTGATAATGATTACACCCCCAGAATTaatgtgtatatctgtgtatagCTCTGTATTTCCCCATAGATATTAAAGAGATTTAATCTTAGTTGATGGGTTATGTTTTCTTAACTTGCAATAAACTTATTACTAAAAAAGATCCCTAGCAATGTTTACAAATGCcggaaaagtaaaaaaaaaattgtaaagctCTAGAATACATGAAGAAATGTTAAGCTGTCGCATTTCGTCAGTCTACAAGAGCTCTGCCAGTCAGTCTCGAATGACTCAGTTGTCAGTGGttgcatttatttcatatgGTGACTAGCCGGATACCACTTTACTGGCAAGTGTAATCTAACAAGAATATCTCATGCACTGTAGCGTGCAGCTCTTCAGTCCTTCTAAACGGCGTATTTCTCAAATGTGTTCACCATGTGTTCCATGCATTCGCTTGTCAGTAGTGAGATTCAGAATATTTGGCCCTGTTCTTTGGCAAGATAAGGCCTTACAGCAACACTGTAGTCCAACTCACTTTTACAGTCCCCTCCACTCCAGCCCTGACGGCACTCTGTACAATACTTTCCATTGACGAAGAAGTCATCATTGGCTCGCCATGTTCCGTTGTGGCAGGTTTTACAGTTCTCAAACAGACTGCAGCCTTGcaaagacagaggcagaaagaggcTTAACTTGTACCGAACATTTGTTGATTCAAGCACTCAGCGTCTGGTAGATGTTTCCTGGGAAAAATTGAATCTAACGAACAGGAAGTTACTTATTTACGTCTGGAGCGGCAGCTGCTTGGGGGAAGGTAGCATGAGGAGTGAGAGCAGAACAGGAGACAAAATAAGCACCTTGCAGATTATTCCGGATACAACAATTTGCATAAGCAACAATGAGAATGTACCTGGGTGAATGATACAAGGGTCACACTGATCCAGAGCATTGCGGCAGCAGGGTACAGTGTAACCTACGCTCGACCCTCTCGAGGGACACCGGCACTGGATCAGGTGGTACTCACAACATGGGCGACACATGACGCTCCACTCAGAACTCGGGCAGTTGTCCCCAGACAGAGCTGTGGAACCAACACAAAAAGACCCTCGGATCAAACTTAATAACCACCTAAGGAAACCCCTTTCTTCTGACACCTTAGATTTTGATagtcaaaatgaaatgtaatgagtTAAAGATGCAGAACTGCACTAAGATATTTGTCtctatataaaaataaaaaacgtaCAAATGATTTGGTCCCACTAGATATTTCTGTCTCTACATGAACAGGGCAGTGGTATTTCCTATAATCTGATGATCCAGATCAGACTTCCCTGTACAACACAGGTACAACATTTCACGATGACTGAACAAATGGCTGAGGTGTGAAATTTTATCTTGGCAGGTGATTTCGTGGCAGATGATGCCGTCAAGCTCGAGCAGGACTGCATACTGTTTGTGAATCAAATCTTAGTTCTAAAGCCGCCGTGGTAGACCTTGTGGACTTTGTGACCCACAGCGCTGCACCATATTGGGCAGCTTGGGATGCAGAGACTGTTTCAAACATGTCCCAAAAAATCCCACTAAAGATGCAagctttttttccaaaacccTATTTTCAACTACTAAATATGTTATTGAACATATGCATTATGCTACTGTTCTCCCAAGACTTACAACGGAGCAGTGTAAAATGGACTCAAGATAAAGCTCAGAGGGGGCTACAGCCAACTGTCATCATCACAGACTTAATTTTGCCAATCGATAGTTATGGATTTCTGTgctaaatgaaatgtaaaagcttCCCAGATATTGAACCCTCACTAATATGTCCAATATCTACATTAATTGGCGAGTGGAAAGGCTGCACACAGGCTCTAGCAGGAGAACTTGTGTGTTACTCACAGAGTCTGTAGCATGAATTGAGACCTGTCTTAGCAGGAGAAGTGACTAATCGTCATGAAATAACTCCAAGGTTAGTCAGCAGTTAAGCAAACaggtttattttttgtgaaaaattagCAGAAATTTCCCAAAAAGGAGGATACAATATTGTGTACAGTTAGAACAACATTCAAAACTGCAATAAATGCATTTGACTTACCATGTGGCCAAGCCGTTACAAAGAAACAGAGATTTAAGAGGAGGTGGTAGAGCACGGGATCCAGAAGAGTTTGCATGGGCACTTTCCTTGAGAGGAAAGTGAGCATGTTGGCTGCCAAACTCACAGCAATAAACTTCCAAAAGAGTTCCAAGACAGCGGCACTAGCTTAGTGTTATCTAAAGATCTTCCTGTCCTCTCAAAATATGACGTAGCTAATGGAGGATGAATTCTGCCATCTCATCGTAATGGACAGAGATCCTTAACCCATTCCTTCcatgatgttttcatttgtgaaagCGTGTATTTGCTTTGAGATTGTTCAGCTCAAATCACCGCCGGGTCTGTGGCTAGTTGCTGTTTCTCTCGCTCCCGTTGTGAGCTCAGAATGAGTGCTGCGTGCTGAATAGTAACAGGGCAAAAATACTTGCTGGCAAAGGAAGAGGAAAGTGCATTTGAGGGAAATAAAGACATGCTAATGAGAAAAACAGCGATGaagtccacaaaaaaaaaaaaaaaatccatctgtCAGTTTACTGAGAGAGGTTTCAAGGAAAGAACAAATTAGATATTGAAAAGCTTTCTTCTTTCCAAATACTTCGAAagtcatgaaaaacacaaatctgcACATACATCAAGcgaaatgtgttttctgatgcCTCGTGCCAGGATGAAAGATAACAGATGTTCTCTCTAATGACCCTATGAAATGTTTATGATGTCAGGCTCTATTGATTTGCCAGGGGCAATGAGGCTGATAGGACCGTCACAGCCGTTTCATGACCACCGTTGTTTTTCCATTACCTAAGCTGTTACCAAGGAGTTTCCATGTTTTCGTATGTTTTCATCTTCTCGATTACAGCAGCTTGTAAACGGACAGAGAGTGATAACCCTACATGACTTTAACAGTTGCTCGCTGTTTATAAAGACTATTATTTGCTTTTCTGTGATATCTGATACTAACGCTTGGTTGCAAGAGCTGACTGAGAGACTGGGATTTTTGGCTTGTTAATTACTGTTAAATTGTTCACAGCAAATTTgctctgttcttttttgttttatcattgttGGTGTACACATATATCAATAGTGGTCTACATGATGTAGTCATGATACGTCTTACATATCTTATCATCAGTGTCCGGTGAAAACCATCAATCTCCAAATCTGGTGATTTTGAATTGGAAATTTCGAAAACATGAAGGATTAAGTGTGCCTTCATGAGTTAAGAACTTTTTTTGGATTATCTTTTATTAGCTCAAGAAAAGCTGGTGCTTTGGAgatacaggtttttttttttttacagaacagtGATGACATatcctatttttttttgctgacgCACCCCAGGACCCGATCAATAACCAAAGACTTCACTCTCTTTTGAGGCGGCATTTAAAGATTTGACGACTAGAGGGCATTCAATCTCCATAATAAGCTGACGGTGATGTAGCCTTGACATCATAAAACCCTGTCATGATGTTAAGGCAAACATATCAGCAAAGAATTGCATgtttacacatctagcagacaCGGAACAACACAaagtttaatattaaaaaatgggaaaattaCAGATGTGTCAGAGAATAGGAACTCTGTAATTAGTGCCAAGGGTGCTCATACAAAGTACAGACTTACAGTAATACgtgtatttaaagctgctataatcagtattttcatGTCAACggtggatcaaatgactgtgtactGTGAAAGAGGTCTGACTCTTCAGTTCCCCCCAGCTGTACACAGCTTTTTAGTGTCTTCAgctcattttttgttttgttttacagcttgCAACCTTACTCctttggttcagtctcattgATCTCAGTGTCTCGGGTAAACCCATTGTATTCTACCTGCCAAGCACCAAATGACAGGcggaggagttggtggagaccaaagcagagctaaaaggagagtgactaTTGGACTTTGATTCAAGAAGCCAGAAACACGACCGAAAATGAACATTAATGCTGCTCCTTATAACAGTTTGCGAACATGTTTGATGCAATTGATGGACCATGTTCGCGAACTGTTAGTTAACATGTTCGATCAAATTGATCACTTGTGCCCTATCAAATTTATAGTGACATAATGTCCGGGTGGTGTTTACACCCTGCTATGTTACCCTcaactgtccaaaaaaaaaaaaaaaaattcatgcagGGTTAAGATGCATTTAATAATAAGGCTGAGGATATTAAACCACATAAAACAATATAACGGGTTATATTGCATGGTGAGAATGTGTTTCtacacacagcaacaaaaaattGTCGCCATGGTTAACTGAAAATGCCCCAGTAGTAATTAAGTGTCCCATCAACCGAGTGACAACCGCATTTTGACCAGCACTTTGAGCTGACACATAAAGAACCATGAGGGACTACTTTTGATACTTGCAGCCTTTTAACTGTCAATCTTTACTGAAGATTTTGCCTCCTCCTCTCATGTTGAACCTGACCCAACcagacatgagagagagagaaagatgaagggaGGGGGATTATGTATTCCACATTATGACACAGTCATAAAACTTTCATTCGTGTCACAAGGCCAAACTCACTGTTGAAATGAGTTCTTGACATCAGAGACCAGCGTTTTTTTTGGTTCATGTAATTACCCATGGTGCTCGGTCAACTATTTTTAGCCTCCCAGTTGCTCAGAGGAAATCTTCCACTTGGAGCCCACAGACTCTCATCCAACCCTGCTCCAACATCCGCTGACCTTCCTCAACTCCATCCAGTGTTGACAGTAACCAAGCTACACACAAGGACAATAGGGACACATATAGGGGACCTCTCACTGAAATTCATCTTATCACCTTAAATGAGGCCAAAGAAGTAGcaagaacaaagacagagagatattAAGCTTTTACATTTCCAGTATGCGGAAATTAAACTAACATTTGAGATGACAATGAAAATGACCAAGTAGAGACAGAAATACGTGAATTTAAGAAGAAAGTTCTgtcataatatttaaatttgattcagATGTTTGACGTTTTGTCATTTCTTATGGTGTGGCTTTTAGTCAGAAATATCTGGtatattttggtcatttcacTTATCAGTTAAAAAGGAACAACACATCTCTATGTCACACAATTGAAAGTCCTCAGTGGGTTGCAGTCTCACACATTAAAAGGGAAAGTTTCATACcctattttcttatttaaacaCTAGTATTTGCAGTTTGTTGGTAGATACCACAAGTTATAGCCATCCTCAACAACGTACTCTGTTCCCGGTGCTTgttctatatatttatttcagcaGGTCTAAGGATAGTCACCTTCCTTGAGTCTCTAAAGAGTGATTGTCAAAAATCCACTAACCGTGTTCTCATGGAGTCGTCCTTTGTTCTTTCGGCCTTCATATCAAACATCAATTTCAGGAGGAGGGAGTTGCTAAAATGTTCTCATATGCTCCCTCATCAGACATCTCTGcaaaagaacacatttaaaacctATAATGTCATTATCTAATAGTAAAACCATTCATTACAATCTGCCCTTACAATAAGAAAACATAACAACAGCTGAATTGTATATtgtctttaatattttcttttaaataagcCCCTCgacactgtttttattaaactgaaatattgcaATGATTTAAAGACATTCTGTAAAGCTGGTTTTGAAAACAGATAATATTTTACCCAAACATTCTCAGGCCTTCAGACTTGCCATAAAACACGAGTTAAGAGTGAATGACAAGCGCAAACAAAGGATTCTCAGCTGTGAAGCATTTGTACATTGCTGTGACATGTAAATATACCGGCACCTGTAAGTCCTGTTTGAGTCATAAGAACACCACGTGAAATGTGAGACCTAGGGGTCTCTTTCAGACTGTcccacttttgttttgaaaatgcgCACATTTTCCATAGACCTAATGTCACTGCCTGTATTTACAAAGTTTGACTCAGTCCAGAAATATAGTGTACTGTAGCAAATAGTGCACAAGTTTGTTGCTGCAACAGTTCAAAATGCTGACGTACTGTTTTCTTTGGAGGTAAAAGGACTATCTCATGTTAGTCCCACTGACAAGAAGATTCTGATTATCTTGTCTGTCGTATCCTGTATACATTACAGGATATTACAGATATCCTGTTGTCTTGGCTTTGTTTGAGATAACAATTAAGTTCTTAAGGCTACCCTTAAAGCATTGACATGATAGTgacatattttcataaaaaaatgcCGGCAATTTGCGTGTTTGACATCCtctctaaaaaataaaaaatatcacaatcaGAATTAAACAGTAGGTATAGAAAAGTTTCTATTTCAATGATGCCAACACCCTCAAACTGGGTAAATACGTACCTTATGCCCGCCCTGTgaataaaaacttgattttttccttcagttgtAGACTAGATCATTAAAAGACATCACATTTTCCAGCCATGTCAATTAAAAATTATTGTAAAAGGCCTCAAATGAATATGAAGCTTTAAATATAATAGGTTACAtgatttcacattgtcacacCACAGGGATAAAAGCTGAAGGTTTCTCAGCCTCTGCTTTGAATGATTATACTCCCATGTTGCCTCTCTCCCTTGGAAGCAGTTTTTCCTTGGCTGACTCCTGAGTGTCTTTGCAGGGAGTCTTCTTCATTTCTAGACTTTTGACCCAAGTGTAGGCTGACGAGCCACCAAGAACCATCATGTTACTGGTCCACCACAGCAGGCTTTTACTGGAAGAGTTGTAAACCACTGCAATAACAGTCTGGGCGCAGGCTTTTGCTGTCCCTGAGACATTGTGTGTCAGTGGACTGGTATACTTGATCTGGAGACCTGTGACGTAGCCGATGGCGAAACCAAACACTCCACCGAGTGTCATTATACCCCAAAACCCGAGGTCAGTGAGGTGGCTGAAGCTGGCGAGACGACCGAACTCTCCAAACACAAGAATGAGCGGTAGGAAGAGGGCGCAGGCATTGATGTTGTTGTAGTAGGACAGTTTCCAgatgtttccatccactgctggCATCACCTTCTTGGTGTAGATGGCATTGAGGGAGACACAAGCGCTGGCCAGTACCCCAAAAAAGACCCCTGACATGGAGAGGGACCCTGCCATGCCTTCCTGGTCCACACCCAGCCAGAATCCACCTGAGAAGCAACAACACATATGGGACTGTGATGTCAAAGTAAAGCATTTTTAACACTGGGGAAGCCAAGCTGCTGTCAGCTGAGCTTCAGCATGGCAGTATCTCAGTGGTCTTACCAATATTTTTAAAGTCATGCAAGTgaataaatgtcacattttttggATTTATATACTTTCCAGGCAAGAAttgaaatattgattaaaactagggctgcaaaaatgatcatttttgcttacaaagaatttttttaaatttgtgagcTAAATGCCCACTCACACTTTCCCAGGGCCACAGTCATATCCTGAAAAATCGCTGTTTTCTTTAAGgatcaaaagtccaaaaccgTTTCTCTTATATAactgcaaactgaatatttaagaAATTGAAACCAGTGAAAGTTGGCCATGTCTGCCTGATAAATGACTAATAAATGTTATCGGCTGGCAGATCTTTTCAGCACTAATTATCGTGACGTTTCAACATACATACATCAGCTTTCTCAAATATTCTAGAGTGGAATGCtgttaaaaattgaaattacaTTATAATGAATATATTAGGAACAAATTTTTCCTCTCTATTTACAAATGAATCCTAATTCCAGaacatataaaatgaaaatttggaAAAGTATATAAATGGATAATGGAttatagtttgtttttcctAATATGACTCTGCAGAAATTAACTTAATAAGGAGTCAATAACTGAAATTTACACACACTTTTGTGGGGTTTGGTCCATTAACCCCATTTAAGGAAAGTCTTAATGCTACATCATACAATGATAGCTCAGACAATACAGAATGCTTCCAACTTAGTTGCAATGGTTTGTGAAAGGCCCTGTCTGGTTTCCACCTAACGACATCtccgtgcacaaagccaggtccattAAGAAACTGTTCtgagtttggtgtggaagagCCCTGACCTCCACCCCATGTAACACCAACTGCCAGCCAGGCCTTATCATCCAACGTCAACGTTGGACTTCATTACTGCTCTTGAGGCTGATCAAATCCTGTAGCCAACGTCAAACAACAGGAGGAAAagattcatagtaaatgatccggatctgccccagaGTACAATGGGTTATCCCTGGCCCATGAACCCATCCATCCtccaagttcggtgcaaatgGGTTCGGTATGTTTTGCATAAACCTGCTGACAAACCAACGagcaaaagcagacacacaacCTCCTCGTCGGAGGgaacaagcaaacagacagaaaaaacagtcaTTGTGACACGCACAAAAGTGCAGATTGTATTTTTGCAAAGTCTAACAAATCATCTgctatttatttaatatagaaAATGCTGCGTTAAACTgaatgatgggggggggggtaacctACCTAGTATGATCCCACAGCACAGTAAGGCTTGGAAAGACGTGGTTTGTTTCAGGACAACATACGATAACAGCACGTTGAAAACGGTGCTGAGTGACCGGCCGACTGTGTAGAAAGCCACCCCGACGTATTTCAGGCACATGTTGTTGAAGGTGATCATGCCAATGAACACAATGGACAGCGGCAGGACCTCCCGCGACGTCTTCACGTCGAATCTGAACGACGGGAAGTCGATGCGCCCCGGGCACAATTTGGACAGCAGCTGCATGAGCCAGCACAGCCCAACCGTCACCACACACTGGTAAAAAGTGACAAACAGCGGCGCGTCCAAGTCCCGGTTGTCCAGCAGGTAGTTGTTAAGGAACACCATTGTTATCGACACGAACCAGTACAGCGCTACCACAGCCGCTATCCTGACAGCTCGGAGTGCGAAAGTCTCTCCGTGTCCGTCCTGGTCCATGGATTCCGAGCCGGCCAGTGCCATCCTCAAGATAGTGAACCGCTTCAGCGGCGTCCTGTTCATGACGGCAGAGAAAGAACAGCGAGCCGGGTGAAAAGTGGAGCATTTACATGAGCTAAAAATGTAGCTACAGAGCGGCGATGCTAACTATACGATACAAACATGACTTCGGTTTTCCGCCAACGGCAACAACAGAATGACTTCCGGTCAGATTTCTTCAGattaaaacctgaaaaatgcaACCTCTCACCATTTGCAACAGGTTCGAGGGAAACGGCTGTTCTATATGTGTATTTCTGCAAGTCTGTTTCTATACCAAAAATGACCATGTCAATACTCGTTAAACACGAATGCACCAGTAAAGTCAAAACTGCCGTTGTTATGTACTGTTTCATTTCCAGACTTTTATCTTGAAGGTAGACGCCCAAACCAGAGTTCTCCTTAAACGTCACTCTACTTCCTGGCGtgaaccactttttttttttctttcttt includes:
- the slc35c1 gene encoding GDP-fucose transporter 1 isoform X1 encodes the protein MNRTPLKRFTILRMALAGSESMDQDGHGETFALRAVRIAAVVALYWFVSITMVFLNNYLLDNRDLDAPLFVTFYQCVVTVGLCWLMQLLSKLCPGRIDFPSFRFDVKTSREVLPLSIVFIGMITFNNMCLKYVGVAFYTVGRSLSTVFNVLLSYVVLKQTTSFQALLCCGIILGGFWLGVDQEGMAGSLSMSGVFFGVLASACVSLNAIYTKKVMPAVDGNIWKLSYYNNINACALFLPLILVFGEFGRLASFSHLTDLGFWGIMTLGGVFGFAIGYVTGLQIKYTSPLTHNVSGTAKACAQTVIAVVYNSSSKSLLWWTSNMMVLGGSSAYTWVKSLEMKKTPCKDTQESAKEKLLPRERGNMGV
- the slc35c1 gene encoding GDP-fucose transporter 1 isoform X2, encoding MALAGSESMDQDGHGETFALRAVRIAAVVALYWFVSITMVFLNNYLLDNRDLDAPLFVTFYQCVVTVGLCWLMQLLSKLCPGRIDFPSFRFDVKTSREVLPLSIVFIGMITFNNMCLKYVGVAFYTVGRSLSTVFNVLLSYVVLKQTTSFQALLCCGIILGGFWLGVDQEGMAGSLSMSGVFFGVLASACVSLNAIYTKKVMPAVDGNIWKLSYYNNINACALFLPLILVFGEFGRLASFSHLTDLGFWGIMTLGGVFGFAIGYVTGLQIKYTSPLTHNVSGTAKACAQTVIAVVYNSSSKSLLWWTSNMMVLGGSSAYTWVKSLEMKKTPCKDTQESAKEKLLPRERGNMGV